The sequence AACGAACCTCTGGAACTCCAGTAGGCCCTTGCCATCGCTTTTTTCAAACTTGGTGAGAAGTGGAGTGTAGGGAGTGGCGTACTGGGAGAAATCAACATCCTTTAACTCAGGAATCTCAGGGAATATCTTTACGACAGCTTCTTTAATGTTCATTCTCTCACCCAAACTATTAAATCCTGCTTGTCTTATTAGTTTTGGGGGTGATAGTTATGAGATTCTCAAGGGGGAGGAATTTTCTGTTCAGGGTTCCTGAGGGCAAGGAACTGCTGAGCTTCATCAACGAATTTGCGAGAAAAAATAACGTTTTAATTGGGACGGTGAGTGCCATTGGAAGTCTCAGGAATCCCAAAATTGGCTACTTTGTGGAAACGGAAGGGCGGTACAAAGTTATTGAGCTGAAAGGCATCTACGAGCTCGTTTCACTCTCTGGGAACATAAGCCTTAAGGATGATGAACCCTTCGTCCACATCCACGTCGCACTCGGCGATTCGGAGGGGAGGCTCTGGGGCGGTCATCTCGTTGAAGGGGAAGTCTTTGTCGCGGAGGTTCACATCCAAGAGCTCCTAGGCGAGCCGCTTGAGAGGAAGCCCCAGGAGAGTGGGCTGGCACTGTGGGACGAAGAGTCTTAATTTTTCCTCTGCTTTTCTGTTTTGTAGAATTTTGCCCATAGCACTGTGTAGTGCCAGATTATAATCCCAAAAATTCCAATGAACTCTGCGATGGCCACACCTTCGAAATTCCTGAAGGCCCATCTCGCCAGAATCCACGCGACCACAAAGACGGTAACTGTAAAAATTCCGATATCCCCTCTTCCCTCAAGCCAGAGGCCGAGGCCGGCTATCAGAAGTCCTATGCTACCTGTTATGAAGAAACCCCAGCTGACGTAGTAGTGCGGATCTGTTCCCTCGGGAAAGAGGCCGATTCCAATCAGAAATAGGAGAGCGACAATGAATACTCCGGCTCCTACCTTCTCTACTACGTTTCCGAGCTCGCTGAAGAGGCCGATCGTGTAGTATGTGCCCAAAATCGCAGTTGCAATGAGCGCAAGGTTCATCACCCAGTTGTAAGGTAACCCAACTTTTTCCAAGGTTGCTTATGGCGTTCTCGGTAATCCGCCACAAGAGCGGTTGATGTATGCGGCAGCCCCTATACCTGCGAAGGCCACCACAGGGGCAAGGAGCCCGGAAACCAGTTCGAAACGGTTCAAAGTCCCACCCAATAAAAAATAGGCAAAAGTGATTTTAAACTTTCACCAGCCGCCCCTGCCACGACCGTAGCCGCCTCCACCGCGGCCTCTTCCCATTTCACCGCCGGCTCCTCTTCCGCGGCCCATTCCTCTGCCCATGCCGCCACCGCGGCCGTAACCGGCTCCGTAGCCGCCTCCCATTCCACCGCCTTCGGGGCCCATGGTGGCGCCCGAAAGCTCGCCGCGGAGGAAGGCCTCAACGGCCTCGCGGACGGTCATGTTTGCCGGTGCCGAAACCATCCTTATCCCTGCTGCCTGAAGGACGCCGTAGGAATTCGGCCCGAACTGGCCGGCTATGACGACCTCTGCCCCCTGGTCAATGGCGAACTGTGCCGCCGTGACCCCGGCCCCCCTTGGCTGGGAGTAACCTGGGTTTGGAAGAACCTGAACGCCGGTTATCGCGCCGTTCTCGACGTCTACTATCGTGAAGGTCGGAGTCCTTCCAAAAGCGGGGTTCACCCCGTCATCAAGGCCCCCGTTAACCGTTGACACGATTATCCTCATCACTACCACCTCCGCTGAAATTAGGAAAACCGAACTTAAAAAAGTTTGCATAAGCTCAGAATGGCCTGAACCAGGTTCTCGGGCGCGGCCTGATAAACTCCCTGATTATGAGGAGCACCAGCAGGCCGAGGGCGTACGGGAGAGCCACCAGGAAAAGCTTGATCAGGAAGTAGAGTATACCTATTAGTATCAGCAGCTCAATGATTCCGTAGGCCCCTCCGAGCGAATAGAACCCGCGTCCCCTTCCATAACCTCTTCCCATCCCTCGTGGCATATGCTTTACCTCCTTTATAATTCATGATTCAAAATAAAAGGGCAAGAAGCCAGAAGGGGCGTCACCACCAGCCGAAGAACCTGGCGAGCCACGTCCTCCTGCTTGGCTGGCCGGTCCATGGGCAGTAGCCGAGCCTCGCTCCCCAGCCTCTGCCTCCTCTGCCCCATCCACGGCCCCAACTGCGTCCTCTTCCCCAGCCGCCACCGCGGCCCCAGCCCCTGCCCCATCCGGGGCCGTAGCCGTAGGCCGGGTACAGCGGGTAAGCCGGTGTAGTCGGGTACGGGCCGTATGCTGGGGCGGGAGTCGTTGGGGTCCCCGGGGCCACCGGTGCAGCCGGTACTGGTGCTGTGAACTGCCCGACGCTTCCGCTGGTGACTGCTTTTATGGCCTCCTCAACCGGAGTTCCAGGGGCGACCTGGTAGAGCCTTATGCCCGCCGCCTGTATTGCCCCGAGGGCGTTCGGACCGACCTGCGGTGCTACTATTGCCTCAACTCCCTCGTTGATGAGTGTCTGAACTGCCATTGGGCCGGCTCCGCCGCCAGCCATGGCCGCTCCGTTCTGGATGACCTTCTCGCTGGTTACGTTTCCCTTCTCGTCAACGTCCGCTATGTAGAACGCAGGGGCGCGCGCGAACACCGGGGCGACGGTATCGTTGAGCCCCCCTCCGTTGGTTGGGATTGCGATCCTCATACCAACCACCTCCATTTTCTCCTTCATTATTTTGTGCATATGCACAAGATTTAAAGTTTTCGGTTCACCTAACTATCGATGAGCATTTAAGGATGAGCGCCTAACACCGAGGGGTGTGAGGAATGCTGCTCGGAGAGATCAAGAGGAAGACACTGCCGCTTACGGATGGCCTTGAACTGGTTGACTTCGGCTTCGCACTGCCATACACGTGGGTCCTTGTCGAAGGGCCGGAAGGTAGAGCACTGGGGGTCGCGATGACCCTTCCAGAAGAGGTACAGCGCTACACGAACTCCGTGACGGAGCCTTCTATTGAGGCGTTCATCGAGAGGGCCGACAGCCTGAACGTCATAGAGAGAACCCTAGGTTTGGCTGCCATCAACGCGGTCTCGCAGTACCACATCGACCTGAGCAACGCGGAGTGGGCCGACGTCCTTGAGTTATTGCCCGAAGATGTGGGTAAAATCGCCATGATAGGCAACATGCCGCCGCTGGCGAGGACACTCCGGGAGAGGGACTTCAACGTATTCGTCTTCGAGAGGAACGCCAAGCTCTGGGATAAGGACACCTACAGCGACGCCCTGGAGTACCATCTTTTACCGGAGATGGACGCGGTCATAGCGAGCGCCACGTGCCTGGTTAACGGCACGATAGACATGCTTATCGACAGGGCGAAGAAGGCGAGGCTCTTCGTATTGACAGGGCCAACAGGTCAGCTTCTCCCGGAGTTCCTGAGCGGGACGCGCGTCACGCACCTCGCCGCGATGAAGGTGGTTGACATCGAGAGGGCCCTCCTTGGCCTCAAGCTCGGCTCCTTCAGGGGCTTTGAGGAGGGGAATAAGAAGTACGTGGTGGAGGTGTGAGCACGAGGCTCATAATCCTGAACGACAACGCCCCCTCGAAGGGCCTCCTCAACGACTGGGGCTGGAGCCTCCTGGTTGAAGGGAATTACCGCTTCCTCTTTGACGCCGGTATGAACCCGCTCGTTCTGGCCCACAACTCAAAAGCCCTGGGAGCTTCCCTGAAGGGATTGGACTTCGTGGTTCTGAGCCACTGGCACGGCGACCACTGCGGCGGCTTTCCCTACATAGCGGAGCTTAACCCCGGGATTCCACTCTATGCACCCCCGGGAAACAAAGCCCTCGCGATGCGCTGGGGCTTTGATGCCATGGAGGTGCTGAAGGCCGGGGAGATCGTCCCCGGAATCTGGACTTCCGGCCCGCTGGACGGCTTTGAGCAGGCGGCTGGCGTGGAGACCCCTTCCGGATTGGTTGTCATCGTCGGCTGTTCCCATCCGGGCGTGGACAGGCTCACAGGGGCCGTTCTTGAGGTTTCCGGCTACAAAAAAGCCCACCTCGTCATGGGCAGCTTCCACTATCCCTCTCCGGGAACGCTGGACAAACTCGCTGCCATGGCCGAGTTCATAGCCCCTGCCCACTGCTCTGGAAACTTGGCCAAGGCGTATGTGAGGAAGAGGTACCCGGGGAAGTTCGTGGAAGTAAAGACGGGGAGCGTTCTGGAGGTCTAGCTCATTCAACAAAAAATAAAAAGGCGGTGATGTCCCCGTGGCGTGGAAGCTCAGGCCTTCACTTTCAGGGGTTCCTTTGAGACGTCCTTGACGGGGGAATAAGCCACGAGTGAGAGCAGGCCCAGCACGAAGTACGTGGTTACGTCGTCCATTGGGCTCCAGCCGACGAAGTCTTCACTGTGGAGCAGGTATGCCTCGATGGCATCCGCCCCCATGACGAGCACTGCCAGGACGGCGAAGCCGATGCCCAGGAGCGCACCCACGTAGAGGTAGGAGACGCTTCTGGGGTCGTTTTCAATGGCCCTCTTGAGCCCCGTGAGGTAAACCGCACTTATCGTGAACAGGGCGAAGGCCACGAAGAGATCTCCCGTTGGAACCCCGATAGCTTTTATTTCCTTTCCAAAGTAGGCGAGCGCCTCGATTACCCCTCCGATGAGGTAGAGGACGCCGAAGATTCCCGTCAGCCATTTGACCTGCTCCAGACTTATCTCGCCCATCAGAGCACACCCCCTATCCCGACTATGGCCAGGGCGACGATGTACGCGAGAATTATCTCGTAGACCACCGCGAAGAGCGCCCACTTCCAACCCGCTTCCTGCTTTATGACGGCTATTGTGGCAACACAGGGCACGTATATCAGCGAGAACGCCATGAAGGCGTAGGCGGTCACTGGATTAAATGTCCCGCTTGCCGCTATTGCATTGGAAACGGCGTGCACATCGTCCCCAACGCCGTAGAGCACTCCAAGTGTTCCAACAACAACCTCCTTTGCTATGAAGCCGAAGAACAGCGCTACTGCCCCCCTCCAGTCCCAGCCCATCGGGCTGAAGAGCGGCTGGAGGGCGTGTCCAAGCGCTGCCACCCATGACTTCGCAAGCACTGCCCCGTTCTCAAGGGCCTCAGAGCCAAGGTATCCGCTTGGTCCGGTGACGGAGAGTAACCAGACCACAACAACGCCGGCAAAGATGACAGTTCCGGCCTTCTTGAGGAATTTCTCTGTCCTCGTCCAGGTCGTCCCGAGGATGACTCTCCAGTTGGGCCTGTTGTAGGGCGGAAGCTCCATGATGAAGTAGGATGGCTCACCCTTGAAGAGGAGCTTTCTGAAGAGCCATGCTATTACAAGGGCAAGCGCTATGCCAAGGAGGTACATACTCGTTATCACAGTCCCCTCCCTTCCGGCGAAGAACGCCCCCGCGAAAACGGCATATATCGGCAGCCTCGCGGGGCAGGACATCAGTGGGTTCACGAGTATCGTCAGTAGCCTGTCCTTCTCGTCTTCCAGAGTTCTCGTCGCCATTATAGCCGGGACGTTGCAGCCGAAGCCCATTATCATCGGTATCACGGACTTGCCGTGAAGGCCGAAGCGGTGCATGACCCTGTCCATAACGAAGGCCGCCCTGGCCATGTAGCCGCTGTCCTCAAGCCACGAGAACGCGAGGAACAGGAACGCTATCGGCGGAAGGAACACTAGGACGCTGCCGAGACCTGCTATGATGCCGTCCCTCAGGAGAGAAGCTAATGCATCGTTCGCAACGTGGGTACCAACGGCATCCCCAAGCCAGCCGAAGAACCAGTCTATTATGTCGCTGAATGGTGCCGAAACGTCGAAGGTGAACTTGAAGACGACCCACATCAGGCTGATGAAAATGGGGATTCCAAGGTACTTGTGGGTGAAGACCTCGTCCAGCATGTCGCTGAAAGTCATCCTCTCCTCCTTCTTCACGATGGCTTTCTTGACTATTTCCCCTATCACCCCGTAGCGCTCGTCTGCCAGCGCAAGCTCAACGTCCCCGTACTTCTTATGAAGCTCCTCGGAGACCTCTATAAGCTCCCGCAGGATATCGTCCCTCGTTCTGCTTTCTTCGACTATCCCCTTTGCCTCATCATCGCCCTCGAGGAGCTTTATGGCGAGCCACCTCGGGTTGTACCTCCTCGACAGTTCCTCGTCCCTCTCAATAACCCTCGTGAGGCGCTCGGTGTAGGCCTCGAAGTTCGGGTACTCAACCGGGCGCGGCTTTCTCTCCAGGGCCTCGACGATCTTTGCTTTGAGCTCCTCGATGCCCTTTCCCTCGGCCGCCACCATCGGGACGACCGGAACGCCGAGGGCATCTTCGAGCTTCTTTGGGTCTATCTTGTAGCCCTTCTCCTTGGCGAGGTCCATCTTGTTCAGCGCAACGACGACGTTCGCCCCAATCTCGAGGAGCTGGAGGGTGAGATAGAGGTTGCGCTGAAGGTTTGAGGCGTCAACTATGTCCACCACGAGGTCCGGTTTCTCCCTGACTATGAAGTCCCTCGCTATCTTCTCGTCGATGGAATATGCCGTCAGAGCGTAAACACCCGGCAGATCCACCACATGAAACTTCTTTCCGCCGTGCTCGAACTCCCCTTCCTTCTTTTCCACAGTGACACCCGGCCAGTTGCCAACGTGCTGCTTCAGGCCAGTTAAGGCGTTAAAAATCGTGGTCTTTCCAACGTTGGGGTTTCCTATTAGTGCTATTAAGGTGCCCTCCATCATTCCACCTCCACGAGGATTTTCATTGCCATACCCCTTCCTATCGCCACCTGTGTGTCTCCGCTCGCCACGACAAGGGGGCCGGCCATCTGGTTCCTAACGACCTTAACCTCCCTTCCAGGGCCAAAACCCATCGCTGTAAGCCTCACGAGAACTCCATGGCCGCCAGTTATCCTGACGATCCTCCCCCTTGCCCCCTCGTCAAGAAATGCGAGCGGGACCATTCACTCCACCTCTATGAACTTTGCTTCTTCAAGCCTCAGGGAAAGCTTATAGCCGCGTACTTCAACCTCTATTGGGTCTCCGAGGGGAGCCCTCTTCAGAACTTTCAGCTCGGTACCTCTGCTGAGGCCCATCGCTGCGAAGCGGGCCTTTGGCCCCCCGGTTATCTCCTTAACTCGAACCTTCTTTCCCGGTTCCGCTTCACTCAGCCGCATCCCCCTCACCCCCATGTATGTATTTGTACGTTTTGATTAGGTTTCCCTAACAACTTCAGAGTAGGCTAACCTAACATCCCCTTAAATAATTTTCTGTTTGTAAAAGAATACCTGAATGTTTGAAAAGTGTAAAATTCGATTAGACTAACCTAACCGAAACGCTCCGAAATGTACAACATGGGGCAACTAAAATTAATAATGCATGGATCCAAAACAGAACCAAAGGATCTCGAAATCGGAAATGGAGTCACAAATCTGTCCCGTTTTAAATTTCCGTGCATATGCACGAATTAGAGTTTAAAAACTTTGTGGATTGCACTCCAAAAATACCCAATCAAATTCCCAGAAACTCCACCAGCAGTTTGAAAAACTTCGTCTTCCTCCCGCTGGGGGTGATAAAACCGTGCAGGAGGAGTTCTTCTCTTACTTCTTTTTTTCTCATCTCCTTTGGCAAGGTCTCGAAGCTTCTCGTGTCTTTGAGGGCCCGAACAACCTTCCAGCCATCGGGGAGGAGCAAGTTGAAGTACTCTTTAAGCCACTTTTCATCAATCGAGCGGACGAAGAGTTCCCCCTTCCGCGAGAGACGGTAGTAGGTGTGGTGCTTGTGAACCTCGAAGGCCTTCTTGAAGCGCGCCCTGCTCCTTTTTATCGCGCTTCCGGAATCGCGCTCGATCAGACCCGCTTCCATAAGATCCTTTATCGCGGTTTCTACCGTCTGAAGTGGTAGCTCGCTCATCCTCGCCATCATCTTGGCGTAATCCACCCCTGCCCTCTTCAGGTGGGCCAAGACGTAGAGGTGAACCGGGAGCAAATCGTGGTAAAAACCTCCGCGTTCTCCCCGCGTACTCCTGCCACTCATAGCCGACCCCCTCCTCAAGGGCTTTTACCTCCTCACCTATAAACCTCACTACCGCGAGCCAGTAGACGAAAGGCAGACCTAGCATGAAGCCACCGATAACGAGCGAGAAGCCGGGAAGGATGAGGAATCCCCAGATTGAGTATATCGGGTGCCGGACCTTGGAATAAGGGCCGGTCGTGAGGAGCTTCCCCTTGGAGTAAGCCCTTGAAACCTGAAGGTAGCAGAGGAGCCAGAGAACTACTCCAACGCTCAAAAGGGCAACCCCTATACTGGGGAGCTGGAGAAAAGATTGGGAGAGCTTTGAGTTTAGATAAAATGCGAGGAGCGCGTAGGGGACCGCGAAAAACGAGACCTTCAGCTCAATCCCCCAAAAGCGCATCGCTTACTCCTCTATCGGGGGCTTCTCGGCCTTCTTTTCCTGCACCTGCTCCCAGAGGTCATCGAAGTTCTCGGCAACCCTCTGGAGGGCGAGCTTTAGGTCCCTCGTTCTCGTGAAGAAGGCCACCTTGTCGCTCTGGTCTCTTATCCTTAGAAAGTTCGGCCCCATTCTAAAGGCAGCCAGAACGTCAACGTCCATGAGCTGACCAACTATCGCCCTGAACTTCCTCGGGTCGCCGTGTCCTTCGTCGTGCTCCTCCATATCCTTGGCTTTGTTGTCCCTTTTCTCAAGGAGCTTAATGCTCCCATTCTCACAAACCTCGTATATTGCAAAGAACTCAGAATCGCCGTAGTGGGCATCTATGAGCGTCTCATCATTCTCCATCCCAAAGGCAACCTTCAGGCACTTCATCTACACCACCGTGTGAGCATATGCACAAAGCTTAAAAACTTTTAGATTAGCCTAATTCTGGAGGTGAGGTAATGCAGATCGCAGTGAGCGGAGGAAAAGGTGGAACCGGAAAATCCACCATTGCGATAAATCTCGCGATAGCCCTTAGAGAGCACTTTGATCTTGTTCTGGCCGATTTGGATGTTGAGGCACCAAACGACCATCTGCTCCTTGGAGTTGAGCTCCAGAACGAGGAGCCCGTTGAGCTCTTCATGCCGCGCTTTGACTACTCCAAGTGCACCCGCTGCAGGAAGTGCGCGGAAGTTTGTGAGGAGCACGCGATAATAACCATGCGTGACGGAACTCCCTTCCTGATGCCCAACCTCTGCTCTGGCTGCGCCGCCTGTGAGATAGTCTGCCCAGTTCCCGGGGCGATACTTCCGGGGAAGAAGCTCATGGGCCACACATATCTAACGGAGACACCCTACGGCTTCCCGCTCGTTACGGGCAGGCTTTTGGAGGGCGAGGAGAGGGCCATGCCCATCGTTTCAAGAGCGAAGAAGAGGGCCCAAAGCTTAAATAAGGAGCTCCTGCTCGTTGACACTGCCGCCGGAACGAGCAATACCGTTTCGAAGGCACTTGAAGATTCTAAGCTCATCATAGCCGTTACCGAACCGACACCGCTCGGGCTTCATGACAGCGAACTTATCCTCCGGCTGGCTCAGCTCATGGACATTCCGGCTATGATAATCGTTAACCGCTCCGATCTGAGCGACGTTGGAAAGGTCAGGGAAATTGCCGAGCGCTACAGCGCCGAGATAATAGCCGAGATCCCCTACAGCGAGAACGTCATACGAAGCTACGTGGAAGGAAGGCCGATAGTTCTGAGCGACTATCCTGAGGCCCAAATTTTCAGGAAGATTGCCGAGAGGGTTGTCGAGTTCATCGGAGGTGGTGAGTGATGCAGCTCGTCATAGCGAGCGGTAAGGGCGGCGTCGGAAAGAGCACCGTAACTGCTTCGCTCCTCTACCTTCTAAAGGATGAATACGACTTCGTGGCGGTGGATGCGGACGCAGATGCGCCGAACCTCGACCTCCTTCTCGGCGTCGAGCGCTGGGAAGATGAGAGGGGGCTGGTTGGCGCCAAGGTTGCTCGTATAAATACGGGGAGCTGCATCCGCTGCGGCATCTGTCAGGAACGCTGCCCCTACGACTGTATCAAGGTCATTGACGGCGACTACGTCGTGAGTGAGCTCACCTGTGAAGGCTGCAACGTCTGCGGTCTGGTCTGTCCGGTTCCAGGAACCATAACCCTCGAGGAAGTCCGCTCTGGGGTAATAAGGAAGACCACCACGAAGTACGGCTTCCCGCTAATCTCCGCCCAGCTCGACGTCGGCAGGCCCAACAGCGGCAAGCTCGTAACCGAGGAGAAGGAGTGGGCGAAGAGCCTGATGAAGGAGCTTGGCCTTAAGCACATGATAGTGGACAGCGCAGCTGGAATAGGCTGTCAGGTTATAGCGAGCATCGGCGGTGCAGATTTGACAATACTCATTGCCGAGCCGACGCCAGCCTCCCTCAGCGATGTTCAGAGGGCTTATAGGGTCGTTCAGCACTTCAGGCAGCCGGCTTACCTCATAATCAACAAGGCCGACTTCAACCCGGGATTTAAAGCCCTCCACGAGTGGGCAGAGAGCGAGGGAATCCCGATACTCGGCGAGGTTCCCTACGACAGGGCGGTACCGAAGAGCATGGGGATGCTCAAGCCTGTTGTGGAGGCCTTTCCAGACTCAAAGGCATCCCAGGCGATAAAAGAAATTGCCGAGAGGGTTAAGGTTGAAATACTGAAATGAATCCACAGTTTCGGAATTCCCTCTTCCCATTTCTTATCCTTGTTAGAGCTCGTGCGTGGTCTGGTTCTGTAACCTTTCGTGGTTTGTGGCAAAGGCAACCCAAACCTTAAAAGCCTCCCATCCAAATCCAATCGGTGGTGCAAAATGGCGGAGAGAAACGAGCAGCTTGAAAGGCTCGCTTACGAGTATCAGCTCCTGCAGGCTCAGGCTCAGCTTTTAGCCCAGAACCTTGAGCTCCTAACCCTCGGAAGGAACGAGTTCCAGGCCGTTAAGGAGACCCTCGAGGAGCTCAAAAAGGTCGAGGAGGAGAAGCCAGAAATTCTGGTGCCCATCGGCGCGGGCTCCTTCCTGAAAGGCATGATAGTGGACAAGAACAGCGCGATAGTCAGCGTCGGTTCTGGCTATGCTATCGAGAAGAGCCTCGACGACGCTATAGGCTACCTAGATGCCAGAATAAAAGAGTATGACGAGGCAATAAGGAAGACGCAGGAGGCTCTGGCAAAGCTTGAGGGTCAGCTCCAGGAGCTTGCCCAGAAGGCACAGAAGCTCCAGCAGGAAGCTGCGATGGACTTCAGCGTGAAGAAGTGATATTTTCGAGCTTCTTCTCCCCCACTTTTGCGGGTTTGAAAAGCAAAATTGGGAGATAATATTTTAAACTTTTCCTGTCACAATGCATTTTAAGATGCAGAAGTTGAGATTGACATCAGCCGTGCTTACACTCATGCTTCTTCTGACGACGCTTGGGTTAGCTGTGCCTAGCATTAACGTTTCCGTACAGGAGAT comes from Thermococcus sp. LS1 and encodes:
- a CDS encoding PPC domain-containing DNA-binding protein → MRFSRGRNFLFRVPEGKELLSFINEFARKNNVLIGTVSAIGSLRNPKIGYFVETEGRYKVIELKGIYELVSLSGNISLKDDEPFVHIHVALGDSEGRLWGGHLVEGEVFVAEVHIQELLGEPLERKPQESGLALWDEES
- a CDS encoding DUF998 domain-containing protein, with product MEKVGLPYNWVMNLALIATAILGTYYTIGLFSELGNVVEKVGAGVFIVALLFLIGIGLFPEGTDPHYYVSWGFFITGSIGLLIAGLGLWLEGRGDIGIFTVTVFVVAWILARWAFRNFEGVAIAEFIGIFGIIIWHYTVLWAKFYKTEKQRKN
- a CDS encoding NifB/NifX family molybdenum-iron cluster-binding protein, with the translated sequence MRIIVSTVNGGLDDGVNPAFGRTPTFTIVDVENGAITGVQVLPNPGYSQPRGAGVTAAQFAIDQGAEVVIAGQFGPNSYGVLQAAGIRMVSAPANMTVREAVEAFLRGELSGATMGPEGGGMGGGYGAGYGRGGGMGRGMGRGRGAGGEMGRGRGGGGYGRGRGGW
- a CDS encoding NifB/NifX family molybdenum-iron cluster-binding protein, giving the protein MRIAIPTNGGGLNDTVAPVFARAPAFYIADVDEKGNVTSEKVIQNGAAMAGGGAGPMAVQTLINEGVEAIVAPQVGPNALGAIQAAGIRLYQVAPGTPVEEAIKAVTSGSVGQFTAPVPAAPVAPGTPTTPAPAYGPYPTTPAYPLYPAYGYGPGWGRGWGRGGGWGRGRSWGRGWGRGGRGWGARLGYCPWTGQPSRRTWLARFFGWW
- a CDS encoding Rossmann-like domain-containing protein, giving the protein MLLGEIKRKTLPLTDGLELVDFGFALPYTWVLVEGPEGRALGVAMTLPEEVQRYTNSVTEPSIEAFIERADSLNVIERTLGLAAINAVSQYHIDLSNAEWADVLELLPEDVGKIAMIGNMPPLARTLRERDFNVFVFERNAKLWDKDTYSDALEYHLLPEMDAVIASATCLVNGTIDMLIDRAKKARLFVLTGPTGQLLPEFLSGTRVTHLAAMKVVDIERALLGLKLGSFRGFEEGNKKYVVEV
- a CDS encoding MBL fold metallo-hydrolase; the encoded protein is MSTRLIILNDNAPSKGLLNDWGWSLLVEGNYRFLFDAGMNPLVLAHNSKALGASLKGLDFVVLSHWHGDHCGGFPYIAELNPGIPLYAPPGNKALAMRWGFDAMEVLKAGEIVPGIWTSGPLDGFEQAAGVETPSGLVVIVGCSHPGVDRLTGAVLEVSGYKKAHLVMGSFHYPSPGTLDKLAAMAEFIAPAHCSGNLAKAYVRKRYPGKFVEVKTGSVLEV
- the feoB gene encoding ferrous iron transport protein B — its product is MEGTLIALIGNPNVGKTTIFNALTGLKQHVGNWPGVTVEKKEGEFEHGGKKFHVVDLPGVYALTAYSIDEKIARDFIVREKPDLVVDIVDASNLQRNLYLTLQLLEIGANVVVALNKMDLAKEKGYKIDPKKLEDALGVPVVPMVAAEGKGIEELKAKIVEALERKPRPVEYPNFEAYTERLTRVIERDEELSRRYNPRWLAIKLLEGDDEAKGIVEESRTRDDILRELIEVSEELHKKYGDVELALADERYGVIGEIVKKAIVKKEERMTFSDMLDEVFTHKYLGIPIFISLMWVVFKFTFDVSAPFSDIIDWFFGWLGDAVGTHVANDALASLLRDGIIAGLGSVLVFLPPIAFLFLAFSWLEDSGYMARAAFVMDRVMHRFGLHGKSVIPMIMGFGCNVPAIMATRTLEDEKDRLLTILVNPLMSCPARLPIYAVFAGAFFAGREGTVITSMYLLGIALALVIAWLFRKLLFKGEPSYFIMELPPYNRPNWRVILGTTWTRTEKFLKKAGTVIFAGVVVVWLLSVTGPSGYLGSEALENGAVLAKSWVAALGHALQPLFSPMGWDWRGAVALFFGFIAKEVVVGTLGVLYGVGDDVHAVSNAIAASGTFNPVTAYAFMAFSLIYVPCVATIAVIKQEAGWKWALFAVVYEIILAYIVALAIVGIGGVL
- a CDS encoding FeoA family protein; amino-acid sequence: MVPLAFLDEGARGRIVRITGGHGVLVRLTAMGFGPGREVKVVRNQMAGPLVVASGDTQVAIGRGMAMKILVEVE
- a CDS encoding FeoA family protein, which codes for MRLSEAEPGKKVRVKEITGGPKARFAAMGLSRGTELKVLKRAPLGDPIEVEVRGYKLSLRLEEAKFIEVE
- a CDS encoding DUF2250 domain-containing protein yields the protein MSGRSTRGERGGFYHDLLPVHLYVLAHLKRAGVDYAKMMARMSELPLQTVETAIKDLMEAGLIERDSGSAIKRSRARFKKAFEVHKHHTYYRLSRKGELFVRSIDEKWLKEYFNLLLPDGWKVVRALKDTRSFETLPKEMRKKEVREELLLHGFITPSGRKTKFFKLLVEFLGI
- a CDS encoding NifB/NifX family molybdenum-iron cluster-binding protein, which encodes MKCLKVAFGMENDETLIDAHYGDSEFFAIYEVCENGSIKLLEKRDNKAKDMEEHDEGHGDPRKFRAIVGQLMDVDVLAAFRMGPNFLRIRDQSDKVAFFTRTRDLKLALQRVAENFDDLWEQVQEKKAEKPPIEE
- a CDS encoding P-loop NTPase, which produces MQIAVSGGKGGTGKSTIAINLAIALREHFDLVLADLDVEAPNDHLLLGVELQNEEPVELFMPRFDYSKCTRCRKCAEVCEEHAIITMRDGTPFLMPNLCSGCAACEIVCPVPGAILPGKKLMGHTYLTETPYGFPLVTGRLLEGEERAMPIVSRAKKRAQSLNKELLLVDTAAGTSNTVSKALEDSKLIIAVTEPTPLGLHDSELILRLAQLMDIPAMIIVNRSDLSDVGKVREIAERYSAEIIAEIPYSENVIRSYVEGRPIVLSDYPEAQIFRKIAERVVEFIGGGE
- a CDS encoding P-loop NTPase, translated to MQLVIASGKGGVGKSTVTASLLYLLKDEYDFVAVDADADAPNLDLLLGVERWEDERGLVGAKVARINTGSCIRCGICQERCPYDCIKVIDGDYVVSELTCEGCNVCGLVCPVPGTITLEEVRSGVIRKTTTKYGFPLISAQLDVGRPNSGKLVTEEKEWAKSLMKELGLKHMIVDSAAGIGCQVIASIGGADLTILIAEPTPASLSDVQRAYRVVQHFRQPAYLIINKADFNPGFKALHEWAESEGIPILGEVPYDRAVPKSMGMLKPVVEAFPDSKASQAIKEIAERVKVEILK
- the pfdA gene encoding prefoldin subunit alpha, which encodes MAERNEQLERLAYEYQLLQAQAQLLAQNLELLTLGRNEFQAVKETLEELKKVEEEKPEILVPIGAGSFLKGMIVDKNSAIVSVGSGYAIEKSLDDAIGYLDARIKEYDEAIRKTQEALAKLEGQLQELAQKAQKLQQEAAMDFSVKK